TCTCAGCGCAGTATGCTGTCTGGTGTGGGGACAGATTCTCAGCGCAGTATGCTGTCTGGCGTGGGGACAGATCCTCAGACCAGTATGCTGTCTGGCGTGGGGACAGATCCTCAGAGCAGTATGCTGTCTGGCGTGGGGACAGATCCTCAGAGCAGTATGCTGTCTGGCGTGGGGACAGATCCTCAGAGCAGTATGCTGTCTGTCGTGGGGACAGATCCTCAGAGTAGTATGCTGTCTGTCATGGGGACAGATCCTCAGAGCAGTATGCTGTCTGTCATGGGGACAGATCCTCAGAGTAGTATGCTGTCTGGTGTGGGGACAGATCCTCAGAGCAGTATGCTGTCTGGCGTGGGGACAGATCCTCAGAGTAGTATGCTGTCTGGTGTGGGGACAGATCCTCAGAGCAGTATGCTGTCTGGCGTGGGGACAGATTCTCAGAGCAGTATGCTGTCTGGTGTGGGGACAGATTCTCAGCGCAGTATGCTGTCTGGCGTGGGGACAGATCCTCAGACCAGTATGCTGTCTGGCATGGGGACAGATCCTCAGAGCAGTATGCTGTCTGGCGTGGGGACAGATCCTCAGAGCAGTATGCTGTCTGGCGTGGGGACAGATCCTCAGAGCAGTATGCTGTCTGGCGTGAGGACAGATCCTCAGAGCAGTATGCTGTCTGGCCTGGGGACAGATCCTCAGAGCAGTATGCTGTCTGGCCTGGGGACAGATCCTCAGAGCAGTATGCTGTCTGGCGTGGGGACAGATCCTCAGAGCAGTATGCGGTCTGGCGTGGGGACAGATCCTCAGAGCAGTATGCTGTCTGGCGTGGGGACAGATTCTCAGAGCAGTATGCTGTCTGGCGTGGGGACAGATCCTCAGAACAGTATGCTGTCTGGCGTGGGGACAGATCCTCAGAGCAGTATGCTGTCTGGCGTGGGGACAGATCCTCAGAGCAGTATGCTGTCTGGCGTGGGGACAGATCCTCAGAGCAGTATGCTGTCTGGcctgttccttccaaacaatCGATAAGGAAAGGAAAACAAAAAGCAGGAACTGCACGGTCAGTTAAAGTGTGTTTTTGCTGGCCCTGTGGCCTTTCTCAGGGATAGTTATTAGTAGTGGCTATTGTGAAATCAAAATGGGGTCTGTGGGTGTTGTAAAGGGGTGGATCCTTTAGTTGGTCACCGTTCTAATGGCAACATGTAAAAGCTATTTTGTGTGTGGTGCGGTATGAATAGAGCCAGTATGTGGTGCTTCATCACGCTGTGATGAGCTTTTAAGAACGCTGTGATGGTCACACCAGAAGAATCCTCTCATTGTGAAGATTACATTAAAGAGTTGTCCCTTCCTCCATGCCCAACTCTGAACAACGCATGAAATATTTAGACATTTACATATACCCTCATTTACATAGGGCTATGATTGTCACTCAATTCTTCAGTCAACTCTACTGATGTCACTATATTGGCACAACATATAAATATAGCATCAGAAGACAAAATCCTGAGTTCATCAGTACTCAAGCATGTTTGACGACACTAAATTACCTCTAACCTGTTTTATATCTGAGACAAAAAACACAACTTCCCATTTAGGgtaagcggcagggtagcctagtggttagagcattggactagtaaccggaaggttgcaagttcaaatccccgagctgacaagttacaaatctgtggttctgcacaggcagtttacccactgttcctaggctgtcattgaaaataagaatttgttcttaagttcttaactgacttgcctagttaaataaaggtaaaatttatatatgtctatatatataGCGCTCTGGTAGTACCTATAACAACAGATGGCACTGTAGTGCTACCAGagctaaatataaatatatttacacCTACAGTGCCATCTGTTGTTGAGACTGGGGTAGTACATGATTAGTTAGTTTTGACTTGTGTGTCCTCAGCTCCTGTCGTTTGTGGCCTTCATTCTTGAAGAGGTAGTGACGAACTGTATGAGCTGCTCTCCGCTGTACTTCTTTGAGTTTGTCAGCTGCACAGCCTTCCTCTTCACagctctcctcctcatcctcctcgctACCACCCTGCACAAGAGAGTGGGCATCAGCTGCTGGCCCTCCGTGGTgagtactctgtgtgtgtgtatgaatatgTTGATAAATGAGACCCACTGACCTGCCTAACATTTGTATGTTTATCATTCATAAGACTTTGTGTGTGAGGATACTTGTATTCCCATTTAAATGTATGCTGGTGTATAACCATGCTGACTTGTCTCTTAcaggactttgtgtgtgtgtgtgaggatactTGTTTTCCCATTTAAATGTATGCTGGTGTATAACCATGCTGACTTGTCTCTTAcaggactttgtgtgtgtgtgtgaggatactTGTATTCCCATTTAAATGTATGCTGGTGTATAACCATGCTGACTTGTCTCTTAcaggactttgtgtgtgtgtgtgaggatactTGTATTCCCATTTAAATGTATGCTGGTGTATAACCATGCTGACTTGTCTCTTAcaggactttgtgtgtgtgtgaggatactTGTATTCCCATTTAAATGTATGCTGGTGTATAACCATGCTGACTTGTCTCTTAcaggactttgtgtgtgtgtgaggatactTGTTTTCCCATTTAAATGTATGCTGGTGTATAACCATGCTGACTTGTCTCTTAcaggactttgtgtgtgtgtgtgaggatactTGTATTCCCATTTAAATGTATGCTGGTGTATAACCATGCTGACTTGTCTCTTAcaggactttgtgtgtgtgtgtgaggatactTGTATTCCCATTTAAATGTATGCTGGTGTATAACCATGCTGACTTGTCTCTTAcaggactttgtgtgtgtgtgaggatactTGTATTCCCATTTAAATGTATGCTGGTGTATAACCATGCTGACTTGTCTCTTAcaggactttgtgtgtgtgtgaggatactTGTATTCCCATTTAAATGTATGCTGGTGTATAACCATGCTGACTTGTCTCTTAcaggactttgtgtgtgtgtgtgaggatactTGTTTTCCCATTTAAATGTATGCTGGTGTATAACCATGCTGACTTGTCTCTTAcaggactttgtgtgtgtgtgaggatactTGTATTCCCATTTAAATGTATGCTGGTGTATAACCATGCTGACTTGTCTCTTAcaggactttgtgtgtgtgtgaggatactTGTTTTCCCATTTAAATGTATGCTGGTGTATAACCATGCTGACTTGTCTCTTAcaggactttgtgtgtgtgtgaggatactTGTATTCCCATTTTAATGTATGCTGGTGTATAACCATGCTGACTTGTCTCTTAcaggactttgtgtgtgtgtgaggatactTGTATTCCCATTTAAATGTATGCTGGTGTATAACCATGCTGACTTGTCTCTTAcaggactttgtgtgtgtgtgaggatactTGTATTCCCATTTAAATGTATGCTGGTGTATAACCATGCTGACTTGTCTCTTACAGGACTTTGTGTGTGAGGATACTTGTTTTCCCATTTAAATGTATGCTGGTGTATAACCATGCTGACTTGTCTCTTACAGGACTTTGTGTGTGAGGATACTTGTATTCCCATTTAAATGTATGCTGGTGTATAACCATGCTGACTTGTCTCTTAcaggactttgtgtgtgtgtgtgtgaggatactTGTTTTCCCATTTTAATGTATGCTGGTGTATAACCATGCTGACTTGTCTCTTACAGGACTTTGTGTACACAGCTTTGATGGCTGCATTCTTCCTCATCGCCTCCATTGTGTTTGCCTCAGATAATGGTGGAACTGACCTGGAGAATGCTGCTGTGGTAAATGAACATCTTTACTCAGACTGTCCTCATACCTCAGGGTCCTGGTTACTGTTTTTTCAAATGAAGACAAAATATCAGCCCAAACCAAGCTGGGTTTAGATTGAAAGGAGAATCTTTTTGTTTGTTACCAGATGTTTTACTAATGTTAATACTGAGTAATAACTTATTACTATTTATTTTCAGGCATTTGGCTTCCTGGCCACTGTGGCATTCCTGGTGGATGCTGGCTGGTTTGTGAAGACCAGGGGTTTTCCTTTTAAAAAGACCAACCAGCAAGCCGCGAGCAACGGCGGGGCCCCCGTGGCAGAGGCCGAGAAACTCAACAGGGAACAGAACGAAGCAGACTAGGCCCAAGGATACCTAACGAGTGTAACACTGGTATCTCTTTCTCCCACATTTACACACT
The sequence above is a segment of the Oncorhynchus masou masou isolate Uvic2021 unplaced genomic scaffold, UVic_Omas_1.1 unplaced_scaffold_1539, whole genome shotgun sequence genome. Coding sequences within it:
- the LOC135531173 gene encoding CKLF-like MARVEL transmembrane domain-containing protein 6, with the translated sequence MAAAEPVYSPTTVSETKSKKWLIVPTDNLDKVRCLIKVVEVLLSFVAFILEEVVTNCMSCSPLYFFEFVSCTAFLFTALLLILLATTLHKRVGISCWPSVDFVYTALMAAFFLIASIVFASDNGGTDLENAAVAFGFLATVAFLVDAGWFVKTRGFPFKKTNQQAASNGGAPVAEAEKLNREQNEAD